The Pseudomonadota bacterium genome has a segment encoding these proteins:
- a CDS encoding alpha/beta hydrolase, translated as MYWVLLLIAALVGTHGLRTWLLKRPLKAVNHEPFDGAIYQVGDSVIGYRAAQGKPRRSVIAVHGFLEDFRYFTALYMDPTVELVLINNSGYHCPDRSQAPHQAPWAQSENPYPVGSIEHDAFVFNLALTHLVSGESVRAHGHSRGGAVILEAAAQAPERFRDIDVILEAPVLPGGKGHPLLELAFNGLGRYLLPINFSLLRHIDTVRFGGWMFAPLNPRKAELVRGLYFSARSFDVVLSNIRSMRAWIETRDASLYGNLSHGVILIGARDLVLDRGAMLRSAKHAEPHLKVVETHGTSHFISLDQPATVPKLTVAAA; from the coding sequence ATGTATTGGGTGCTACTGCTTATTGCGGCCTTGGTCGGGACTCACGGGCTGCGGACGTGGTTGCTGAAGCGACCACTTAAGGCGGTGAATCACGAGCCGTTCGATGGCGCGATTTATCAAGTGGGTGATTCGGTGATCGGCTATCGGGCGGCGCAAGGCAAGCCCCGTCGGTCAGTGATTGCGGTCCATGGTTTTCTCGAAGATTTTCGGTACTTTACAGCGCTCTATATGGATCCGACCGTGGAGCTGGTTTTGATCAATAACAGTGGTTACCACTGCCCGGATCGGAGTCAGGCACCCCACCAGGCGCCCTGGGCGCAAAGTGAAAATCCGTATCCGGTGGGTAGCATTGAACACGACGCCTTCGTGTTTAATCTGGCGCTAACGCATTTGGTCAGCGGTGAGAGCGTTCGCGCCCATGGCCACTCAAGGGGTGGCGCCGTGATCCTGGAGGCGGCGGCCCAAGCGCCGGAGCGTTTCCGTGATATCGACGTGATTTTGGAAGCACCCGTGCTGCCCGGTGGCAAGGGACACCCCTTGCTCGAGCTGGCATTCAACGGTTTGGGCCGTTATCTCCTTCCTATCAACTTTTCCCTGTTGCGCCACATCGACACCGTACGTTTCGGCGGTTGGATGTTCGCGCCGCTGAATCCCCGTAAGGCTGAGCTGGTGCGCGGTTTGTATTTTTCCGCCAGATCTTTCGATGTGGTGTTGAGCAATATCCGGTCCATGCGGGCGTGGATCGAGACGCGCGATGCATCTTTGTACGGAAACCTCAGCCATGGCGTGATTCTGATCGGTGCCCGCGATTTGGTGCTGGATCGCGGCGCCATGCTGCGCAGTGCGAAGCATGCCGAACCGCACCTGAAGGTGGTGGAAACGCACGGTACCAGTCATTTTATTTCGCTGGATCAGCCGGCGACCGTTCCCAAATTGACGGTGGCGGCGGCCTGA